The DNA sequence TGTCGTGAGGGGTGAGGGTAAGAGGATAGTGTTCCTGGTCGGGGAGTTCGGGACGGGGAAGACGCATAGGCTGAGGCTAATAGGGGAGGTGTTGGAGGAGGCATCCACTTTCTACGTTAAGATAGACGTCGATGACTACGCCTCCTCGATCTACAGGATAGCTAACGTCGTCAAGAGCACCCCCATTAAGGTGATCAGGAGGAAGCTACCGAAGGACCCCGATGTCCTACTGGGCATGATAAGGGATGAGCTCAACAGCTACGAGGTCTCTGTACTCCTGCTAGATGAGGTAGAGAACGTCGTAGTCTTCGGGACTAGAAAGGACGCTGAGCTCTTCTCTAAGGCAATATCCAAGCTATTTCAAGAACTGAGGGAGGGCAGGGCGATAGTGATAGGCTGCATACCGCCCGCTTACGATATAATGAAGAGGCTGATAGAGGCGCCTCACGATAAGATCGAGATGAGGAGGCTCAGTCCCGCGGAAGCCAGTCGTATCCTTAAGAGGAGGTTGGAATACTACAGGACCGTTATGAATAGGGAAGCCAGGGAACTAGGACTCGAAGAACCCTTCACCGAGGACCTAGTGATCAAGATGAATGAGATGGCTGAGGGAAACCCGAGGAAGCTCATGAAGATAGCTAGGAACGTTTTAGCTGTCCTCACCAAGGAGTTGAGGGAGAGCGGAAAGCTGAGCAAGGAGAAGGTCCTTCAGATCGTGAGATCGGCTGACGAGGGTAAGGAGGCCCCTCACGAGGGGGACCATACGGAGGTGGTGGAGGGCATGAGACCCGAGTTCTCCCTCTTAAGGCAGAAGTTCCCACCCGGCACTTCTTTCTCCCTGATACAGGCTTCTAAAGTATGGGGACTTAAGCTGACTCAGGCTAACGCTCTCCTGAATGAGCTCCTGAGGGAGGGAGTGATCTACAAGACGGAATCCGGGAGGTACTCCTTCAGGAAGTAGTCCTTTTCGAGGACCTCCTCTCCCTGGCTAAGTCCCTCAGCACCAACCTCCAGAACTCGAAGATCCCCCTGGATTCTAGCTCATCGAAGGGATCCTCATACGAGAACTCCTGAAGGGCATCTAG is a window from the Candidatus Korarchaeum sp. genome containing:
- a CDS encoding AAA family ATPase; protein product: MPDESDIKVIEAGYLRWMLRANPFAYLSSESLEEVRDVHVDTDVDERLAELLRDVVRGEGKRIVFLVGEFGTGKTHRLRLIGEVLEEASTFYVKIDVDDYASSIYRIANVVKSTPIKVIRRKLPKDPDVLLGMIRDELNSYEVSVLLLDEVENVVVFGTRKDAELFSKAISKLFQELREGRAIVIGCIPPAYDIMKRLIEAPHDKIEMRRLSPAEASRILKRRLEYYRTVMNREARELGLEEPFTEDLVIKMNEMAEGNPRKLMKIARNVLAVLTKELRESGKLSKEKVLQIVRSADEGKEAPHEGDHTEVVEGMRPEFSLLRQKFPPGTSFSLIQASKVWGLKLTQANALLNELLREGVIYKTESGRYSFRK